The sequence GTCATACAGCGCATGGCTGATCTGCCCAAGGCTGTGGGTCTTGACCGCTTCGACCAGCGCCTCGAAGACGTTCCCCCGCCTGCGCGCCGTGTCCTGAAGATACGCCAGGCCGTGGCCGTCGTGCACCTCGGCCGCGCCCGCCTCGCCCTCTTCCGCCACCACGTGGCCGTGGCCGGTTTCCCCTTCCGGCGCCAGGCGATTACGTGAGGCCTGCCAGCCGCGGACGTTCTCGATCTGCTGGGCCTTCTCGGCTTCCGTCGAGCGGATCAGCTCGATCTCGGTAGCCACCTCGCCGGCGTGTTCCTT comes from bacterium and encodes:
- a CDS encoding methylmalonyl-CoA mutase; this translates as DRVVFLNQGKIQEESLYYEHKKHDGSLPLVGVNTFLPKEHAGEVATEIELIRSTEAEKAQQIENVRGWQASRNRLAPEGETGHGHVVAEEGEAGAAEVHDGHGLAYLQDTARRRGNVFEALVEAVKTHSLGQISHALYDVGGEYRRNM